The following proteins are encoded in a genomic region of Glycine max cultivar Williams 82 chromosome 18, Glycine_max_v4.0, whole genome shotgun sequence:
- the LOC100817820 gene encoding phospholipase A(1) DAD1, chloroplastic produces the protein MQTPNISCEKKNTHTHLYRQVKNISQLHNTSVSIAMTLSISPTTQPHTSPCSVSKPNVNPTFSHATTPSLPFNKSQLAWDRIKHDSVQCNSPKLGHKWTQYQGINQWDGLLDPLDDNLRMEILRYGQFVESTYRAFDFDTNSPTYATCRYPKTSLLARTGPRKSGYRVTKNLHATCGVELPNWVSSLSQLPRVQSSWIGYVAVCEDREEIARLGRRDVVIALRGTATCLEWLENLRVTLTKLPSHMGCGYEDCMVENGFLSLYVSKTGACPSLQDMVREEVARVIESYGDEPLSITITGHSLGAALAILSAYDITATLKNAPMVTVVSFGAPRVGNEKFRSQLEKSGTRILRIVNSDDVITKVPGLVVRDDDVACSGGVHAAGLQSWFRKVVDDMQLVYADVGQELRVSSRESQYLKKGDVATCHDLKTYLHLVNGFVSSSCPYTTKTTQYPAEAWL, from the coding sequence ATGCAAACCCCAAACATTAGttgtgagaaaaaaaacacGCACACACACCTATACAGACAAGTGAAGAATATATCCCAATTACACAACACAAGTGTCTCTATAGCAATGACACTCTCTATAAGCCCAACCACCCAACCACACACTTCACCTTGTTCCGTCTCCAAACCCAACGTTAACCCAACTTTCTCACACGCCACCACCCCAAGCTTACCCTTCAACAAGTCCCAACTCGCTTGGGATCGCATCAAGCATGACTCAGTGCAATGCAACTCGCCCAAACTCGGCCACAAGTGGACACAATACCAAGGAATCAACCAATGGGATGGTTTGCTAGACCCTCTCGACGACAACCTACGCATGGAAATCCTAAGATACGGCCAATTCGTCGAATCCACCTATCGCGCATTCGACTTCGACACCAATTCTCCCACTTACGCCACATGTCGCTACCCGAAAACATCGCTACTCGCTCGAACCGGACCGAGAAAATCCGGTTACCGAGTAACGAAGAACTTACATGCAACATGTGGGGTAGAATTACCCAACTGGGTTTCCTCTTTGTCTCAGCTGCCACGTGTTCAATCTAGTTGGATTGGTTACGTGGCGGTATGCGAAGACAGGGAGGAAATCGCACGTCTGGGGAGACGCGATGTGGTAATTGCTCTAAGGGGAACTGCCACGTGTCTGGAGTGGTTGGAGAATCTTCGTGTAACCTTGACGAAATTGCCCAGCCATATGGGCTGTGGATACGAAGACTGCATGGTGGAAAACGGTTTTTTGAGTCTCTATGTCTCCAAAACGGGCGCGTGTCCGAGTTTGCAAGACATGGTTCGCGAAGAGGTGGCGAGAGTGATCGAATCATACGGCGATGAGCCACTCAGCATAACTATAACCGGGCACAGCCTTGGAGCCGCACTCGCGATTCTCAGCGCGTACGATATAACCGCCACGTTGAAGAACGCGCCGATGGTCACTGTGGTTTCCTTCGGTGCGCCCCGCGTGGGCAACGAAAAGTTCAGGAGTCAGTTGGAGAAGAGTGGGACCCGCATACTAAGAATCGTAAACTCCGATGATGTCATCACAAAAGTTCCTGGACTCGTGGTTCGAGATGATGACGTGGCGTGCAGTGGCGGTGTCCACGCGGCGGGATTGCAGAGTTGGTTCCGTAAGGTTGTTGATGACATGCAGCTTGTGTACGCTGACGTTGGACAAGAGTTGAGAGTGAGTAGCAGGGAATCGCAGTATCTGAAGAAAGGAGATGTCGCCACGTGTCATGATCTCAAGACGTATCTTCATCTGGTGAATGGTTTTGTTAGTTCCTCGTGTCCGTACACGACCAAAACGACACAGTATCCAGCGGAAGCTTggctatga